The Manis javanica isolate MJ-LG chromosome 4, MJ_LKY, whole genome shotgun sequence genome contains a region encoding:
- the SPATA32 gene encoding spermatogenesis-associated protein 32 isoform X2: MGVTGASGFPCCCKESVDIVETQGNINQHGFQLVPDEDEMELDNELLELEPPDQSDLNVDPELETDVEPEPEDLPQPEAELDVGPKLKATPCNEDPWQQEYMIEPLLPHTEGLTLKDINQWSMRSDSSYLSPTEEDQLSTKYHSICVQTSKDLFWADKLIQASKHSLERAISTQPDKNNTDKNSHPDQQSVPTDPLCSKKQLQNPSAQPAPPTTDSQQPPSPDLSSSDLPPAIGLADLTTFMSCLPVAASSKMDLPSLEHVIEAPSQKAMDGAAQPALEQPGQGKLSKESLKEPLGAGEQQKAWKQEDKTFPHTYLDFSKLGIKKTTTEGEVKLLQSPTMSLLPQGDMKHSVPEIKKVNPLLLKIHLKLSNSPSPEN, translated from the exons GTGCCAGTGGATTTCCCTGCTGTTGCAAGGAATCGGTGGACATTGTGGAAACACA GGGTAACATAAACCAACACGGGTTCCAGCTGGTACCAGACGAAGATGAGATGGAG CTGGATAACGAGTTGCTAGAGCTGGAGCCCCCAGACCAATCGGACCTGAACGTAGACCCAGAACTGGAGACGGATGTGGAGCCAGAGCCTGAGGATTTGCCGCAGCCTGAGGCTGAGCTGGATGTGGGGCCCAAGTTGAAGGCGACTCCCTGTAATGAAGACCCTTGGCAGCAGGAGTATATGATagagcccctcctgccccacacaGAGGGGCTAACTCTAAAGGACATCAACCAGTGGAGTATGAGATCAGACTCCAGCTACCTGAGTCCCACAGAGGAGGACCAGTTGTCCACCAAATACCATTCCATCTGTGTGCAGACCTCCAAGGACCTCTTCTGGGCTGACAAGCTCATCCAGGCCTCAAAACACAGCCTGGAACGGGCAATCAGCACGCAGCCTGACAAGAACAACACAGATAAGAACAGCCACCCGGACCAGCAATCAGTCCCCACGGACCCCCTGTGCTCCAAGAAGCAGCTCCAGAACCCCAGCGCCCAGCCAGCTCCTCCCACCACAGACTCCCAGCAGCCGCCCAGCCCTGACCTGTCCTCCTCCGATCTCCCACCTGCCATTGGCCTGGCAGACCTAACCACCTTCATGTCTTGCCTGCCCGTGGCCGCCTCCAGCAAGATGGACCTGCCCAGTTTGGAGCATGTGATCGAAGCTCCATCCCAGAAGGCCATGGACGGTGCTGCCCAGCCAGCTCTGGAACAGCCTGGGCAGGGAAAGCTCAGTAAGGAGTCGTTAAAGGAACCTCTTGGAGCTGGGGAGCAGCAGAAAGCTTGGAAGCAGGAGGACAAGACCTTCCCCCACACTTACCTTGACTTCAGCAAGCTGGGGATCAAGAAGACCACCACTGAAGGGGAAGTGAAGCTTCTCCAGTCACCAACCATGTCCCTGCTGCCACAAGGAGATATGAAACA CTCAGTGCCAGAAATCAAGAAAGTGAATCCATTATTGCTGAAAATCCATTTGAAGCTGTCAAATTCCCCTTCCCCAGAGAACTGA
- the LOC108386994 gene encoding LOW QUALITY PROTEIN: uncharacterized protein (The sequence of the model RefSeq protein was modified relative to this genomic sequence to represent the inferred CDS: substituted 1 base at 1 genomic stop codon) yields the protein MCAGQCEGTWEEVELCTGLVPGHLEFVCSSGLGLCPAFSLPPRPPRKPGSLLTRDPGEEQPGKMQKGKLQQQGIVLLTQVEPAAATAQGAEQASQRARAFKGLVAAHSAQSGPSAGSQRGSFAEENFLPLTTQQLTAFQDIFKLFCSSQTGTIGTVDMLSMKATLHNVGIQLSPQEMCEALQQADLDGDGTVSFRDFLGVLTDSPRIPQCLGQVRNSRVCDPQGLQTLFXEMLFKLMSQGFVPYKSVQEVMSCYSKKPQALRLHRSWKGRSRSPCRTKRAHAGLTFFCQAARLGGLSNEELVRLLRRLHKAGARSPYSQIPNLAGRTRLERKTGNGAPNPNVRLPKSYQSSSPRLRPTRGRSAKVKAGEGGGAGVGRGRKDGVGQTGRIGLPRSGGRDGVGARTPTHWRLRIGRGQAKGSVCPGRRRDWRKWGGAGRKTLEYTRLSKYMAPSPPTLGQKPFCPSPTCLQRPAMKNLYKKSVC from the exons ATGTGTGCAGGCCAGTGTGAGGGGACCTGGGAGGAGGTAGAGCTGTGCACAGGCCTGGTCCCAGGGCACCTGGAGTTTGTGTGCTCAAGTGGGCTGGGCCTCtgccctgccttctccctgcctccaaggCCTCCACGGAAGCCTGGAAGCCTGCTCACACGAGAtccaggagaggagcagcctgGCAAGATGCAGAAAGGGAAGCTGCAGCAGCAGGGCATTGTCCTGCTGACCCAGGTGGAGCCAGCAGCAGCCACGGCCCAGGGGGCTGAGCAGGCCTCACAGAGGGCCAGGGCATTCAAGGGCCTTGTGGCTGCCCATTCAGCACAATCAGGTCCCAGTGCTGGGTCTCAGA GAGGCAGCTTTGCAGAAGAGAACTTTCTACCCCTGACAACCCAGCAGCTGACAG cattCCAGGATATCTTCAAACTGTTCTGCTCCAGCCAGACAGGTACTATAGGCACTGTGGACATGCTGAGCATGAAAGCCACGCTGCACAATGTGGGTATCCAGCTGAGCCCACAGGAGATGTGCGAGGCTCTACAGCAGGCTGACTTGGATG GTGATGGAACAGTGAGCTTCAGAGACTTCCTTGGTGTCCTCACAGACAGCCCCCGCATCCCTCAGTGCTTGG GCCAGGTGAGGAACAGCCGGGTCTGTGACCCCCAGGGCCTGCAGACCCTGTTCTGAGAGATGCTGTTCAAGCTGATGAGCCAGGGCTTCGTGCCCTACAAGTCAGTGCAGGAGGTGATGAG CTGCTACTCCAAGAAGCCGCAGGCTCTGCGGCTGCACCGAAGCTGGAAAGGTCGGTCCCGCAGCCCCTGCCGCACCAAGCGCGCTCACGCGGGCCTCACCTTCTTCTGCCAGGCCGCGCGCCTTGGCGGCCTTTCCAACGAGGAGCTGGTGCGCTTGCTGCGCAGACTGCACAAAGCGG GTGCGCGCAGCCCCTACTCTCAGATACCTAACCTGGCCGGGAGGACGCGGCTAGAACGCAAGACGGGGAACGGAGCCCCGAATCCCAACGTCCGACTTCCCAAGTCCTACCAGTCCAGCAGCCCCAGGCTCCGCCCAACCAGGGGCAGATCCGCCAAGGTGAAAGCTGGGGAAGGAGGCGGGGCCGGGGTGGGGCGGGGCCGGAAGGATGGGGTTGGGCAGACAGGTAGAATCGGGCTGCCGCGGAGCGGAGGGAGAGACGGAGTGGGAGCAAGGACTCCC ACTCACTGGCGACTGAGAATAGGGCGGGGACAAGCAAAAGGGTCTGTGTGCCCAGGTAGGAGGCGGGACTGGAGGAAATGGGGCGGGGCCGGCAGAAAGACACTAGAGTATACGCGCCTCTCGAAGTATATGGCTCCTTCTCCCCCAACTCTAGGGCAGAAGCCCTTCTGCCCTTCGCCAACCTGTTTGCAGAGACCTGCTATGAAGAACTTGTACAAGAAAAGTGTTTGCTGA
- the SPATA32 gene encoding spermatogenesis-associated protein 32 isoform X1 — protein MRWRYGELLDNELLELEPPDQSDLNVDPELETDVEPEPEDLPQPEAELDVGPKLKATPCNEDPWQQEYMIEPLLPHTEGLTLKDINQWSMRSDSSYLSPTEEDQLSTKYHSICVQTSKDLFWADKLIQASKHSLERAISTQPDKNNTDKNSHPDQQSVPTDPLCSKKQLQNPSAQPAPPTTDSQQPPSPDLSSSDLPPAIGLADLTTFMSCLPVAASSKMDLPSLEHVIEAPSQKAMDGAAQPALEQPGQGKLSKESLKEPLGAGEQQKAWKQEDKTFPHTYLDFSKLGIKKTTTEGEVKLLQSPTMSLLPQGDMKHSVPEIKKVNPLLLKIHLKLSNSPSPEN, from the exons ATGAGATGGAGGTATGGGGAGCTG CTGGATAACGAGTTGCTAGAGCTGGAGCCCCCAGACCAATCGGACCTGAACGTAGACCCAGAACTGGAGACGGATGTGGAGCCAGAGCCTGAGGATTTGCCGCAGCCTGAGGCTGAGCTGGATGTGGGGCCCAAGTTGAAGGCGACTCCCTGTAATGAAGACCCTTGGCAGCAGGAGTATATGATagagcccctcctgccccacacaGAGGGGCTAACTCTAAAGGACATCAACCAGTGGAGTATGAGATCAGACTCCAGCTACCTGAGTCCCACAGAGGAGGACCAGTTGTCCACCAAATACCATTCCATCTGTGTGCAGACCTCCAAGGACCTCTTCTGGGCTGACAAGCTCATCCAGGCCTCAAAACACAGCCTGGAACGGGCAATCAGCACGCAGCCTGACAAGAACAACACAGATAAGAACAGCCACCCGGACCAGCAATCAGTCCCCACGGACCCCCTGTGCTCCAAGAAGCAGCTCCAGAACCCCAGCGCCCAGCCAGCTCCTCCCACCACAGACTCCCAGCAGCCGCCCAGCCCTGACCTGTCCTCCTCCGATCTCCCACCTGCCATTGGCCTGGCAGACCTAACCACCTTCATGTCTTGCCTGCCCGTGGCCGCCTCCAGCAAGATGGACCTGCCCAGTTTGGAGCATGTGATCGAAGCTCCATCCCAGAAGGCCATGGACGGTGCTGCCCAGCCAGCTCTGGAACAGCCTGGGCAGGGAAAGCTCAGTAAGGAGTCGTTAAAGGAACCTCTTGGAGCTGGGGAGCAGCAGAAAGCTTGGAAGCAGGAGGACAAGACCTTCCCCCACACTTACCTTGACTTCAGCAAGCTGGGGATCAAGAAGACCACCACTGAAGGGGAAGTGAAGCTTCTCCAGTCACCAACCATGTCCCTGCTGCCACAAGGAGATATGAAACA CTCAGTGCCAGAAATCAAGAAAGTGAATCCATTATTGCTGAAAATCCATTTGAAGCTGTCAAATTCCCCTTCCCCAGAGAACTGA